The genomic stretch GGGGGAAATGCAAGAGCCCATAATGCCAAAACCTACTGAACTGGAGCAACAGTTGCACTCTTTGCCATATTGGAGGACTGATGGACACAACCATCTCATCATTAATTTATCGAGGAAATCGGAAACTCAGAACTTTATCTATAACATCAGCACAGGGCGTGCCATGATTGCCCAATCCACCTTTTATGATGTACAGTATCGGCCAGGTTTTGATATTGTGGTATCGCCTCTAGTCCATGCAATGTCCGAACCCAACTTCCTAGAGATTCCACCCCAGGTGCCAGTAAAGCGAAAGTACCTATTCAGTTTCCAGGGAGAGAAAATAGAGTCTCTTCGATCCAGCTTGCAAGAGGTTCGTTCATTTGAAGAGGAAATCGAAGGCAATGCCCCAGCTGACTATGATGATCGGATCATTACCACCTTGAAGGCTGTCCAAGACAGTAAGTTGGACTTTGTCTTGGTGGAATTCACTTGTAAGAACCAGCCTAAGGCAAGTCTGCCCACTGAGTGGGCACTTTGTGGAGAAAGGGATGACAGATTAGAGCTACTGAAGCTATCTACTTTTGCACTGATAATCACACCAGGGGACACCCATCTATTGATCTCTGCTGGGTGTGCCATGAGACTCTTTGAGGCTCTGGAAGTCGGAGCCATCCCAGTGATTCTTGGAGAGCAAGTTCAGCTGCCCTATCATGATGTGATCCGGTGGAATGAGGCAGCCTTAATCATACCAAAGCCACGTATCACAGAAGTGCACTTTCTTCTGAGAAGCATTTCTGACAACGATCTCCTTACCATGAGGAGGCAGGGCCGCTTCTTGTGGGAGACCTACTTCTCCACCTCTGACAACGTGTTCAGCACAGTCTTAGCCATCATAAGGACTCGAATTCAAATCCCGGCTGCTCCTATTCGAGAAGAAACTGCCGTGGAGATTCCTCACCGCTCTGGCAAAGCTGCTGGTACTGACCCCAACATGGCAGACAATGGTGACTTAGACTTGGGGCCTGTGGAAACAGAACCACCCTATGCCTCTCCCAAATACCTTCGCAATTTTACTCTCACAGCAATGGATATCTACAGGAATTGGAATTCAGCTCCAGGGCCTTTCCATCTCTTTCCACACACACCCTTTGATCCCGTTTTACCTTCAGAAGCTAAGTTTCTTGGGTCTGGGACTGGATTTCGACCAATTGGAGGAGGAGCAGGTGGTTCTGGGAAAGAGTTCCAAGCTGCCTTGGGTGGCAATGTCCCAAGGGAGCAGTTCACAGTAGTCATGTTAACCTACGAGCGGGAGGAAGTATTAATGAACTCCCTAGAGAGACTCAATGGACTCCCTTACTTAAATAAAGTTGTAGTAGTGTGGAACTCCCCCAAACTTCCCTCCGAAGACCTCTTGTGGCCAGACATCGGTGTCCCAATCATGGTAAGAAATACCCAAATGCTCAATTTGGTTTGACATTTTTACAGTGGGAAATAACGTAGACATTTTTATCAGTTCTGTAACTTGGCATGTCTGCCTAGTAATCCAACATTGTGCTGAAGTTTGTTGTTATGCTGTGGGCTTCAAACTGCTGTCAGGACCAGGATTTTCAAGAATAGgagagcctaaagttaggctccccAATAAGTGACCtgctttccaaagtgctgagcacctagtggctcccattgaagtaaatggaagatGCTGGGTGTTTGGCACCTTTTTGGAAAAACAAGTTGCATATACAGGAGCCTAAATAGGAATTTTGGAGTCTGAAGTTAAATTCCTGTTTTTGATCTTTGCTCCAGCTGTTTGTTCATCACTGCTGTTGTTGTTTGAATCCAGTCATGCttagaggaaaaataaaaggctaatgctttacaaaagttttaaaaagaggaggaagatggCATTTGAATGCACAAACTAAATGTGTTTTTTGTGCCAAGGCAGTTCTGAATATAATAGCACTTTAGAGCGATTAGGGCATTATGCATGCAAAAAGattcattgattttaatatttcattttattattatttctgacaAATAAATTCTTCTGCATGtatttaaaaacctttaaggtcCAAGCACAATAAGGAGAGAAAATTGCTCAGATAATTGCAAAATAAACATTCACATTAGTCCTCTCCAGTGCTTGAATTTTGGGAAATTCTTGCAACAGTTCTGCTTAAAAAGTGTTAACCCTTTCATAGTTggacagtggggggtggggcagatttTCTCTTCTGACTTGCTAATGGGTGTCATTtgtgaaagaaaaaatgtttttctccgGATCAACCTCTTTTCTATATTATTCTTGCCATTTTTCTCTCCttgcaaatattattttatttattattgatgTAGTGCCAGAGGCCTGCTTGCACTTTACAGACCATTAGAGGACAGGGATCCTGGTGTGACAGATTTACAGTCTAAGGCAGTGGTCACCAAGTGGTCGATCGCGATTGACTGGTAGATCCTAAaggatctcccagtcgatcgTGATCTCTGGCTGTACAGCGTGGCTGCTGCTACAGCAGACTCCCTGCCTAACTCAGCCCCATGCCACTCGCGGAAGTGGCCAGCGCAGCCAGGAGAGCAGGGGTCTCCCTCCACGCACTGCTCCTGCccgcaagcaccacccccgcagctcccattggctgggagaactgtggggatggtgcttgcagagaggggcagcgtgcTGAGCCACATGCCTCCCCGCCCCCAGAGGCCGCAGGGTCATATTGGTCcgttctgggagcagtgtggggctgggataagcagggagcctgccttagcctcgctaCACCCGTCCCCAACCGGGAGCCtctggaggtaagtgctgcccggcgGGAGACCGCaccccaatcctgagccccctcccagagccagcactccatacccccttctgcaccctgaaccccctcctgcaccccaagccccagccctgacccccctcccagagcccacacccccttccgcaccccaatcccccgTCTCAGCCcatagccccctcctgcaccgaaactccctcctagagcttgcacccctcaccccctccagaaCCCCAACGCCCTatcccagcccggtgaaagtgagtgagggtgggagagagagggcgatggagtgagcagggaggggaggggcctcggggaaggggcggggtagatcctgggttgcccttaaattcaaaaagtgatcttgggtgtaaaaagATTGGAGACCTCTGATCTAAGGAGTAAGATCTTTATAAGGTCATAAATCCTTTTAGAAAATATACCATatatacttaaaaagaaaaggagtacttgtggcaccttagagactaaccaacttagtctctaaggtgccacaagtactccttttctttttgcgaatacagactaacacggctgttactctgaaacctgtcatatatacTTAGGggcctgagggcttgtctacaggaacATTTACGTCTATACTACgcaccttttagcgacacagccaTGCCACTAAAGGGCATGCAGCGTAGCTGCTCTTTGTCGgcgggagagagttctcccgcCGACAAAAAAAACAATTCCACCCTCAACGAGCGGTGGTAGCTTTGTCGTCAGGAGAGCTTTCCCGCCGACAAAGCTCTGTTCACACCggtacttttcatcagtaaaacttttgttgttcagtgGGGGGGTTTCGCACCCCGGAACGgcaaaagttttaccaatgaaAGTCCAGTGTAGAAAAAGCCTTAGTTTGCAGAGAGCTGGGGCgtgaatctaccccacactagctTGCCATAGACTGCAACAATTGAtatgtggcaagctggggtgtgaatctaccccacaTTAGCCTGCATGAACTGACTGCCCATGTGAaccctgctgatgtgcattaaCAGTTTAATATGCTTTGATGTAGTcgtttcaaagaggactagatcagAGCCCACTAACAGACTATTAAGGagcatcagcagggtccacatgggcaGTCAGTTCATGCAGGCTAAtgtggggtagattcacaccccagcttgccacataTCAATTGTTCACGTACACGAgccttaagtctcattgaaagtcaatgggactcctaATAGTGTGTAAACTTAAGTACGTGTgtaaggccaggtctacgctaAAAAGTTAAATCAACCCAGcaacatcactcaggggtgtgaaaatcccCTGGGGAAGActgtgctaggtcaatggaaaaattcttccgtCATTCTAgttaccacctctcggggaggtggatgaACTACAGGGACAGGAGAACCCTTCTTGTTGCGGTAGTAAGTGGCTACGCTGAATCACTGCAGCTGCAATGATGACACAGTGCCGCTgtagcagtttaagtgtagacgtagtctaagtctttgcaggaggagGCCATAAATTAGAAGAATATTTTTGAACTTCTTAGCTAGTCTGTTTCCTGACTTCATATTTAACTCACATTGGGAGTCTGTCATAGTAGTTAGCTTTATAAAATCCCCCTTCTTCTGTGGGGCTAATGAAATAAGAGCATAAACCCAGCCAGTTAGCTGGAATTGAATCACAGAAGtgaaaggtggaggaggaggggagaaccTTTCAAGCTGTATAGTTCAACCCTTTACAAGAGAAGAATATCGGATATTCAGATTATGAAGCAGCGTAGAATGTCTTTACTGTGGTCTATTGAGCATATAGCCCAGTAAATTCAGAGAGCCAAGAATTGGCCTTAATTTAAATTACACGTAGAAAATTGTGGTTTTTAACATTTCTCTCTTCCAATGCAAGCAATTACTAGCACTGTATGACTGCTAGGAACAGAGCAATAATACAGCTGTGCTAAAGCGATCACTGATCAAAGCACCTAAAGCCAGAAGGCTATTGAAGTAAAGTAAATTACAGTGTAATGAGACAGAATGCAGCATGATTAGTATATCCTGGGCTGAAAGTCTAGCCACTGATAACCTTGAACGACAAGCCAATGGGTCAGCACGTATTACAGGATGAAGGAAAGCATCCTGAAACCTGTGCATCCAGTGCAGATAATTAGTAATGTTTGCTTCCATGTTGTGTTTTGTCACAGTTGGGCGAGAAGTCCTTCCCTCCCAGATGATCCCAAAAGTTCACCAGTCGTGCTGCTAGGGCAGAGTAAATAATTTGCAGTGAATAATTTGTTGTGATATTTTCTGCTTGCAGAATACCTAGGAGAAGTTGCCATGTCCTTGAATTTATTCtgtcattttttcccctgtatGGTTTGATCACAGACAGTTCATTGAGTGTTTGATGATTGGTATTTGGGCTGCGCTGCTTAATTGTGGTTGGTCTCACAAAGTCACGTGGTATAATTTCTGTTTCCCAATGGAGTGTAATTTACAATCAAGAGCAAGGCTTGAAGAAGCCTCTGGGGCTTTGAATCTTTCATGGAGAGGGAGAAGGCAAACAAAGTTAGGAAACACATTTTACTTTTAAACCTCTTCCTTTTTCTCTGAGCCATATATTCCATGCTTGAAGCAACATTCCTAGAAAAATCAGGGTACTCTGAGGTCTGTAGGCTGTGTGCAGAGCTGAAATTATATTTTACCTAGTTTCATTCAtagagagtggggggaagggggtgtgcaTGTATGTTCCCATTTGAAAAGGATGTGATCAGATCCCCATGTAATTTAAGTGTGTCTGTGCCAGGCCTGTGGTGGGGACTCTATCATGGCAAAATAGTTCCCCATCCCATGTAAAAATACCATGTAAGAATTCTCATGTATGTGAGTGTAAAATATACTTCCTTCAAGTATTTGTATGAGTAGAACTGTGAATTAGCAGAATTTTCATTGAAAGTGAACTTGGAGGAGTATGAATTTGCCAAGGCAAATGCATCTAAAAATTTGATCATATTCAAACATCTTTCTGCAgtgttttcccagccctgggtATCATGCTGTCTCTAGCATTAGGAGTTATCCAGCAAAATTGTCTGATTCATTTGGCTAAAGCCTAGTTTGCAAGAGGGATTAAACCTTTCTGGCAGCCATCAGCACTGATTCAGCTCTATTGCATtatcctctgtttgtcagagggtggagatggatggcaggagagagatcagtagatcattacctgttaggttcactccctctggggcgcctggcattggctattgtcagtagacaggatactgggctggatggacctttggtctgacccagtatggccatttttatgttcttatgttgttaatcttatgttcttaatcttgCCACAATTTTTAACACAATGTCAGGTTGCACTTAGCCACAGAGAGTGCAACTGCTATTTCTCTGctatgggaaaaaataaacacattcaaATTAGATCTCCTTGATTGGGAGATACTAATCATTCCTCTGACTTTAGGTAGGGTGCAGCCACTCTGTGCCATTCAGTTAACTCCTGAAACAGGGacaagtaaataatttttctTACAGGTGGAACGGAAGCTAAGAACACAGGAGAGCTTTGGAGAGAAAGAGATTGATGATGAGTTAGCTTTCACACTCTACCCATGCCCCACATGCATGGGTGTGCGCACACATCCTGAAAAGATTCCCTAACGCAGAAAAAGAATTTGTCATTAGGGACAAAATATTGCCGAGGTTGTAGAGGAGGTTCCCAACTTCCCCTTTCAGGATCTCCCCTCTGAGGGATCCCTAAACAGTGAGCAGGGAATGGCAAGGAATAACTTTCCCTGCTTTGCAATTCCCTGAGAGCCCTTTTCACCCAGTTGAGGGGTTAAGGGAAACAAAATAAACCATCTCAAAAAGACAGACCACTCACCCAACCCTTGAAAATAGTAATAAAAACCAGGCGTCAACCTGAACCTGAGATCTGATTCAGAGAGGTTTTTTGAGGGAACTGGAACTGAACCCGAGCTGAAAACCTCTCTCACATTGaacccaaactgaaaccaaagccTATAAAACAAAAACCGGTAGCTGGTTCAAAATAACAGGTGCAATAATCAGGTGCTGAGGAAGGGTCTCTCTGTTCCAAGCCTAGAGAGAAAGGGCAGAGACCACACTTTCCAGGAAGCCATTGAAGCAGatgagaagagaggaaggagggggaaagagaggggtTCTGGGATTGGTAGTTCTCCTGTCTTTTATGCCAAGTAGAGGACTGCCCATGGAAGGAAACTAAAACTCCCAGAACACCTCCCTcacctctccatctcctcccaaTTCTGTCTGAATGCTATTGGCCAGCAACTCAGGCCTCAGACTTGGTGGGTGAGACAGACGAAGTGTGGAACACAGGACCTTTGTTTAAACTTGCGGCTGTAAGGCTCCACTGCACTTTGTTCCTGGCTTTATGTCCCTGGCACAGAAGTTCCTCCCTACTACCACCCCAGGGTAAGTTATTCTGTTATGCTGGGGGGGGCTCCTGAAGGAAGTAGGGGCAGGGGTTGTAGGAGGGAATCTCCGGGGGCCTGAAAGAAGGGAGGGAGTGGACTGAGGGGGCTAGGGAAGAGTTCAGTCTGAAGGGGTTCGGGTTCGGTAGCAGTTCTTCTCTGACTAATGACCCCATTGTCACCTCACCTCCCTGACTGGCTGGGCCTAGAACATCTTCCCTCTGCCCATTAAGCCAGAGGAGGTTTATTCCACAATAGAATTATCGCATATTgcttgatgatttttttttttaaggtttgcaGTTCTATGGTGTAGAATCTTCTATTGTTAGAATAGGCAAAGAAGTATTAGTGGGGAAAAAACTCTAAGGCCTATTTCTGTCCTTTGCTACTTCTTTGGGTTCCTTTATTTCAATGTCAAGTACTTAACTAATAACTTTCTCTTTCATTCTTAATCTTACAAGAATGTTGGAGTGTTTTCAGTTGCATTAAATCTTTGAGCTGATTGACTTATACAAGTAGAACCAACTAAACACAATCCATTGCTCTTGCCATACTGCTGGACCAATTGCTGAATCATTCCAGCCCCAAACTGAGACTATTCCTACCTAGTCCCTCAGGCGTGTCCTTGATAACTGTCCCCCCAGAAACATAGGCCCTAACTCCGTTTCCCTTCCACTGATGACCATGATACACTGATATGACCATCAGGCTACATGTTCCAATGGAAGACAGGCTTCAAGCAGCTATGggtagagtttaaaaaaaaaaaaaaaaatcctgtgagGAAATTCTTCTCGTTTGACCAGGCCAAGAATTTCTACTTGTAAAGGTGGTAATTGCAGGAGTGTTATGATGGGAATACCCACATCAAATTTAGAGCAGCACATACAAAGACATTGCCCAGATGTTACTCAAGAGAAGCAATCCCCAAGTGAGACAAGTTCacgtgatgatgatgataatccTAACCTTCCGTGCAAAAGAATTAATCTGCCCTTAAACCAATGTACTCTAGATTCTATGTTGAAAAGCGAGATAATAAAAGTGAAATATTAGAAACCGACTTGGATTGCTGGTTCACTGTGAGTTGGCTCCTGTTGGTCTGATCTTCTGTGAGGGAATACTTCAGCAATGTATCTTGAGAGGAGTACTTGGATGGCTAGAACCTTTCATTTCTTGGTTATCAGTTCCCATTCTTACCAGGCCATTAGCAATAGTAATTTTCTAACCATTTGATGGCTGCTTAGTGGTCTGTGTGAAAggcttagatcagtggttttcagtcTGTGCTCCGCGGACCTCTGGGGTCCACAcactatgcctaagatttccaaagggatccacacctccatttgaaatttgttaGAGGTCCGCagatgaaaaaagattgaaaactaCTGGCTTAGACTCAGTCAAATTCCCATTGGCCAGGTGCctacattattatttatgtattaaaatagtattaatcatgtttattatagtagtgccaaaggaccaaccaagaatgggcccatgttgtgctaggtgctgtacaaacacagagttcagggcagggactgtccacTAAAGCTTACAATCGAAATAAACCAGACAGACACAGGGCGGGGCAGAACACGCAAGCAGAGTAAACAATGATGGCAGCCGTAGAACCTCACGGTTTTTTGAGGTGGGCCGAGCTAGGGGGGCTTCTAGAGGTTCTAACTCCATTGTTCTGGGCACTGTAGAGACCGAGTGAAATGCAGATAAGCTCTGAAGCTTACAGTCTACGTTCTGTGCTCCTCTAGAATTTTGGTTGTGTTACCACATGTGGATTTTGGGTCAGGTCACCGATAATATCTACAACCCTTTACTCTGTTCAGAGCCAGTTTAGCGTAGCACCTATCCATGTGCCCCAGCAGTGACTGGTAGAGTCCTGCAGCGGGACTGGGATCCCATAGGACCTGCTGCCATAGTAGCGGGAGCaggtaaaatgtactttgttgcGGGCGGCTTTGGGTGAGCACAAAACAGACTGTGGTAATTTGTGGGAAAACTAaatctttttaaataaaggtttagATACTTAAATTTAAACAAGGGATAGAAAGAGGTTTGATGtctattatagaatcatagaatatcagggttggaagggacctcaggaggtcatctagtccaaccccctgctcaaagcaagaccaatccccaactaaatagtctcagacagggctttgtcaagcctgaccttaaaaacttccaaggaaggagattctaccacctccctaggtaacgcattccagtgcttcaccaccctcctagtgaaaaagcttttcctaatatccaacctaaacctcccccacttcaacttgagaccattactcctcattctgtcatctgctaccactgaaaacagtctagagccatcctctttggaaccccctttcaggtagttgaaagcagctatcaaatctcccctcattcttctcttcctcagactaaacaatcccagttccctcagcctctcctcataaatcatgtgttccagtcccctaatcatttttgttgccctccgctggatgttttccaatttttccacatccttcgtgcagtgtggggcccaaaactggacacagtacaatGCAGGTGCGAGTGGGAGTGCGTATAGCAGGGTGGGACGGaagtgagattttttaaaaaagtcccaTTCAGGGATCTAGTGACTGGCTTTAAAATCCAGGGTCTGGGGGAATTTCAAATAAATCAAATTTCCAATAAGTTTGTGTCACCGGCCTCTGCTATCTGGAATGTTGCGTTCTGGTTCCTCAGCATGGGAGACCTGTGAAATGAAGCTAATGAGCTTGGGGAGGGTGTTCCACTTACCTTGAGACGAGTCGCTCTAGGCCCATGTACTAATATTTCTGTAAATCGCTCACCCAGTCTCTGAGATTATACCCTGATTATACGCCTGTCTCTTCTTGTGAATTTCcagcccctctcttgctcccTCTCTCGGGAAGGATCAGCGTTGTGCAGACTGGTCCTGTTCGTAGTAGCGTGGCAGCTATACTAGCGTGGCAGCATTCAGTTTTCCCCTCTTCCTCTTGGGTTTCTCTGTGCACTTGTAGGCACTTATGAGCAATTCAGCTGCGTTCAGCTACTGTAGCGCTTGTCAGTGACTAATCCTTTCCCTCAGCTTTGTTATAGAATAAGTAGCTAGCTTTGATCAGTGCATCTAGTTCCAGCGACATAATGTCCTTTTCCCTCTGGCTCAGTGGCCGGTCTGGAAAATTTGTTCACTTTAAATGctagtttaaaaagaaataatcccCTGACGATTTCTAATCCAGAGGCGTTACTGCAATGACAAATCTATTTGCTTGGGCACGTTGACCCTCGCAATGGCACTTGATTAAACAGTATGGGGAAAG from Lepidochelys kempii isolate rLepKem1 chromosome 3, rLepKem1.hap2, whole genome shotgun sequence encodes the following:
- the EXTL3 gene encoding exostosin-like 3 isoform X1 → MTGYTMLRNGGVGNGGQPWVLRWSSRIRLTWLSFTLFIILVFFPLIAHYYLTTIDDADDAGKRIFGPRTGNELCEVKHVQDLCRIRESVSEELLQLEAKRQELNSEIAKLNLKIEACKKSIENAKQDLLQLKNVISQTEHSYKELMAQNQPKLSLPIRLLPDKDEANLPLPKSNRNCRLYNCFDYSRCPLTSGFPVYVYNSDQYPFGSSLDPLIKQAFEATVRTNVYVTENANIACVYIILVGEMQEPIMPKPTELEQQLHSLPYWRTDGHNHLIINLSRKSETQNFIYNISTGRAMIAQSTFYDVQYRPGFDIVVSPLVHAMSEPNFLEIPPQVPVKRKYLFSFQGEKIESLRSSLQEVRSFEEEIEGNAPADYDDRIITTLKAVQDSKLDFVLVEFTCKNQPKASLPTEWALCGERDDRLELLKLSTFALIITPGDTHLLISAGCAMRLFEALEVGAIPVILGEQVQLPYHDVIRWNEAALIIPKPRITEVHFLLRSISDNDLLTMRRQGRFLWETYFSTSDNVFSTVLAIIRTRIQIPAAPIREETAVEIPHRSGKAAGTDPNMADNGDLDLGPVETEPPYASPKYLRNFTLTAMDIYRNWNSAPGPFHLFPHTPFDPVLPSEAKFLGSGTGFRPIGGGAGGSGKEFQAALGGNVPREQFTVVMLTYEREEVLMNSLERLNGLPYLNKVVVVWNSPKLPSEDLLWPDIGVPIMVVRTEKNSLNNRFLPWDEIETEAILSIDDDAHLRHDEIMFGFRVWREARDRIVGFPGRYHAWDIPHQSWLYNSNYSCELSMVLTGAAFFHKYYAYLYSYVMPQAIRDMVDEYINCEDIAMNFLVSHITRKPPIKVTSRWTFRCPGCPQALSHDDSHFHERHKCINFFVKVYGHMPLLYTQFRVDSVLFKTRLPHDKTKCFKFI
- the EXTL3 gene encoding exostosin-like 3 isoform X2, giving the protein MTGYTMLRNGGVGNGGQPWVLRWSSRIRLTWLSFTLFIILVFFPLIAHYYLTTIDDADDAGKRIFGPRTGNELCEVKHVQDLCRIRESVSEELLQLEAKRQELNSEIAKLNLKIEACKKSIENAKQDLLQLKNVISQTEHSYKELMAQNQPKLSLPIRLLPDKDEANLPLPKSNRNCRLYNCFDYSRCPLTSGFPVYVYNSDQYPFGSSLDPLIKQAFEATVRTNVYVTENANIACVYIILVGEMQEPIMPKPTELEQQLHSLPYWRTDGHNHLIINLSRKSETQNFIYNISTGRAMIAQSTFYDVQYRPGFDIVVSPLVHAMSEPNFLEIPPQVPVKRKYLFSFQGEKIESLRSSLQEVRSFEEEIEGNAPADYDDRIITTLKAVQDSKLDFVLVEFTCKNQPKASLPTEWALCGERDDRLELLKLSTFALIITPGDTHLLISAGCAMRLFEALEVGAIPVILGEQVQLPYHDVIRWNEAALIIPKPRITEVHFLLRSISDNDLLTMRRQGRFLWETYFSTSDNVFSTVLAIIRTRIQIPAAPIREETAVEIPHRSGKAAGTDPNMADNGDLDLGPVETEPPYASPKYLRNFTLTAMDIYRNWNSAPGPFHLFPHTPFDPVLPSEAKFLGSGTGFRPIGGGAGGSGKEFQAALGGNVPREQFTVVMLTYEREEVLMNSLERLNGLPYLNKVVVVWNSPKLPSEDLLWPDIGVPIMEISDADWPIAQWAAAWMVTQER